Genomic DNA from Vibrio vulnificus CMCP6:
CCTGGCGGTCCATCAGTGGCTTGTTCGTCCGCTAAAGCGATTGAATGGGACGAATCCTTTAAAAACTGTATTGACCCGTCAGGTCGAGCAGTGAAAGCGGTACATAACGAAGCGTATTAATCTGCACGCCGTTCACACTAACAGCAACGAAAGAAGGCACCCAAAAGGTGCCTTCTTTACTAGGGTCTATTGGCCACTCACCCCTTCAGTTCTAGGTCGCTATTCTCAATGCTCACTGGCACGGTCTGGGAAATCATTTTAACCAGCATGATTGAACGTGTTTCGCCATCTTGCTCTTGGAAAATGGCCTCGATACCCGCGAACTGCCCGCTTTTCACTTTGATCGAATCACCCGGTTTCGGCAAATTACTCCCCTGCAACGCACTTTCATGTCCCTCTTGTTCAAGAAGCTTGAGTTCATAAATCAAATCCCCTTGAAGCTCTTTGGGGTGAGCGCCAAACTTCACAAAATCCACCACACCTCTGGTTGAACGCACAGTGGTAAACGTCGGGCCTATTTCAAAATCGAAACGAACAAAAATGTAGGAAGGAAATAAGGGCTCACTCTTTGTTTGGCGTTTACCACGCAGAATCTTTTCAACTTCTATGGTGGGATAGAAACACTCAACACCTTGGTTTTCTAAATGTTGCTTCGCTCGGATCTGCTCTCCGCGCTTACAATACAGCAAATACCATTTTTTCATTTATCACTAGCCATCTATTTTTTGTTTATCCTAGCATTTCGCCAGACGATAGGAAATCGCGTGAGTTGCAATCATACAAACCAATACACTTTGTTTGCTAAACGTTAATTCGCAGAACCAAAAATGGAATATTAGTTTCTAACACGTAGAAACCACCCAAGCAAAACATTGGAAAACCTTTTATAACAAAAGGTTAAATATAAACCGAACAATCCACTGCCATTTAAAAGTATTTGAGTATTTAAACAACGAGGAGTATACGTATTCGCCTATAAAAAATTTCATAACTAGAATTAGTCAAACTTATGCCAAACCAACATCAATATTTTGGTCATCCTCGTGGCCTTTTCCTTTTGTTCGGTACTGAACTTTGGGAACGTTTTTCCTATTACGCAATGCGTGCAATTTTAGTCTTATACCTCACCGACACCACCATCAATGGCGGTTTGGGCTGGACCACCAAAGATGCCCTCGATCTCTATGGCACCTACACAGGATTGGTGTACATTACCCCCCTTATTGGTGGCTACCTTGCTGACAACTATTTGGGTCAGCGTCGCTCGATCCTGATTGGTGGCGCTCTAATGGCCATTGGTCAATTTACTCTTGCCCTGCCTGCGGATGCGCTTGGTTTAGGTTCACTTCACACCTTCTACTTGGGCCTTGCTCTCCTCATCGCCGGTAACGGCTTATTTAAGCCAAATATCTCAACCATGGTGGGTGACCTATATCAAGAAGGTGACAACCGTCGAGATGGCGCTTTCACCATTTTCTACATGGGTATCAACCTCGGTGCGTTGATCGCCGGTGTCGTGTCAGGTTCTGTGACCACGGAATTCGGCTGGAAAGCAGGGTTTGTTGCTGCCGGTATCGGCATGCTTATTAGCTTAGTGATGCAAATGGCCCTCGCACAATCATGGCTAGGAGATATTGGCCGTGAGCCAGCAGCAAAGCGCGATCTCGCTATTAAGAAGTCAGCCCAAAAAGAAGCCTTAACCAAAGAAGAAGTGGATCGCATCAAAGTGATCCTCGTGATGAGCTTGTTCACCATCGTATTCTGGGCTGGTTTCGAACAAGCGGGCGGCCTAATGAATATCTACACCCAACAGTATACTGACCGCATGATCGGCAGCTTTGAGATTCCTGCTGCATGGTTTCAATCATTGAACCCATTTTTCATCATCACTCTTGCGCCAGTACTTGCTGTACTGTGGGTAAAACTGGGTAAACGTGAGCCGAATTCACCCGTTAAATTTGCTTTAGCGATGTTTTTCCTCGCACTTGGTTTCTTATGTATGGTCGGTGCCGTTGTTGAACAAAGCGGTGATACATCGGTAAAAACATCCATGCTATGGCTTGTTGGTGCCTTTTTCTTCCATACTCTGGGGGAACTATGTCTATCGCCAATTGGCTTATCTCTTGTCACCAAATTAGCGCCTTTGCGTCTCGCATCTTTAATGATGGGCGCTTGGTTCGGTTGTAATGCAATCGCAAACTACGTGGCGGGATACGTTGGCTCTCACGTAGGCGAGTTAGGTGCATTCGCCATCTTTAGCGGTATCGCCGTCACCGCAACCGTATCGGGTGTGATTCTGCTGCTGTTCTCAAACCAGCTTGTTCATTGGATGCACGGAGCAGAAAGTGGAAGTTCAACCGCAGAACAAATTGAAGAACAACAAGCCTTAGTTTCTTAATTTGTGTCTAAAGTGCAAAAGCATAAAAGCGCGCCAACGATTGGCGCGCTTTTTTTGTACAAACTTGGCTCGTTTACACTTTGAACTGTTTCAGTAGCTGGTTTACTTGTTCACCCAATCGCTTCATCGCCTGAGCGGATTCTGTGGTTTCAGACGATTGCACGAGTGTCTTCTCCGAGATATCGGACATATTGTTCACATTGACACTGACCTCATCCGACGCAATTGCCTGCTGATTCGCCGCTGTGGATATTTGCCCGATGGAATCGTTGATCTGGGTGATAAAGCCTGTGATTGAGGTCAACGCTGATTCTGCCGAGTGCACCTGCTCTGCGGTTTGCTCAGCACTTTGACGGCTCTGGTGCATCGCCTTGTTAGCCAACTCGGCTCGCTGTTGCAAACTACCGATGATGGTTTGGATTTCTTCGGTCGACTCTTGAGTGCGCGATGCTAAAGAACGGACTTCATCCGCCACCACCGCAAATCCTCGCCCCTGCTCCCCGGCCCTTGCCGCTTCAATTGCCGCATTCAGCGCGAGCAAGTTGGTTTGCTCTGCGATACTGCGAATAACATCCAGCACCGTACCAATTTGTTCACTGTCGGCTCGAAGTTGTTCAACCGTATCTCCAGCACTGGCAATTTGCTCGTTGAGTTTTTGCATTGACTGCGTTGCTTCCATCACCACTTTTGAACCTTGCGTCGCAGAATCGGCCGTCGATTGAGAAAGATCCGCCGCCTGTTGGGCACTGGCACTCACCTCTTGTGCACTGGCTGACATTTCCGTCATCGCTGACGCAGCAACCTGTGCCTGAGATTGCTGCTCTCGCACCTCACTTTGTGTGTCTCGCGCTTTTAATGCCAGAATCTCGGCCGCTTGCAACATCTGTGCGGCCGCTACGCTCATTTGACGAATGGTGTGCTGAAGTTTGCCAGCGAAGGTGTTGTAATGCCCGGCTAACACATCGAGTTCATCATTGCCACTGGTGGGCACGCGTATGGTGAGGTCTCCTTCTCCCTGAGCAATATCTTGTAGCACATTGGTCGTTCTTTGTACTTTAACAATTAACGAGCGCGTGATTACAAAGGAGAACAACAAACCAATGACAATAGCAATCGCCGCGATACCATAAAGAAAGGTGATAGACTGTTCTGCATTCTCATTAGCTTGTTCTGCCGCCTGCTCCATTGAGCTAGCTATCGACTCACGAAGCGATGCGATTCGTTGTGCGACTTGCGGCCCGATCGTATCCAGCGTTTTTATCCCTTCGTTACGGGCAAAAATCAAGCTAGTGACGGAATTGGCCGCTTTTTCATACTTTGTAAACAGCGATTCTGCTTCGTTGGTCAATTGGCGACGTTGTGCGCTTTCCAACGTTGCAAGTAAGCTGCCAATCTCACTGTGTACCGCTTTAAATTCCTGATTGAATCGTTCTACTTGTGCCTGCTGGTTTTCAACCAAGAACTTGGCGACATAAAGTCGCGCGAGCAAAAGCGATCTGAGTGCTCGTCCGGCATGATAGGCGGCAACAACATCACCATCGGTTTTCGCGCTTTCCATGACGCTGGTGAGTCTTTTCTCTATTTGCGGACCGTCGACATTGAGCACACCATTAACCTGCTCATTTCGCATATTCATATTGTTCACCACCACTTGAGTAAACGTGGTGAGATACTGTGCCTTTAAGCCATCAATCTCTTTAAGGATCTGTACGCGTTGTGGATTTTGTATTTCGTTATAGGCGCGATCCATAAACTGTGTCCAGCGAGACGCATTCTCTTGGAAACGAGATACAAATTGTTTATCCCCTGTCTCGATAAAGTTTTTGACCGTTAATCTTAGTCCATAAACGCTATCGGTCATTTCTGCTGCCAACTCGGTGTCCGGCGCAAGATCGAAGGCGATCCTGTTCATATCTTTCGTCAGTGAATTCAGCAAGTTGGCACTGACCAGCACTATCACCAATAAAATTAGAATAAGAATCAGCGGTGAAAAATAGAGCTTCTTGCTAATTGAAATATTATCGAGTCCCATTGTTGACTCCCTTTTGGTTAATAACCACAAATGGCACTCTTAAAAATTAGCAGAGAAGTGAAAAAAGTCACAAAAGCCAGCAAAGGTAATAACAATAAAGTCAGAAGCTTTACGCTATTTGGCTTGGAGAAACACCGATAGTCGGCATAAAAAACGCCGTGAGATTAACGGCGTTGAGGATAAGAATCTTGCAATGAGAACGCATTACCGCTCTGTAACAAGCCTTGCCATCATTTCAATGTGACTTGGGGCATCGTTTAAACAAGGAATAAAACGATACTGCTCACCACCCGCATGCAGAAAGCTTTCTTGGCCTTGCTCTGAGATTTCTTCTAACGTCTCTAAACAATCAACCGAAAATGCAGGGGTTATCACATCGAGAGACTTAATGCCCTTCGCGGGCAACGATTCCAACGTTTTATCCGTATAGGGTTGCAGCCACTCTTCTCGACCAAAGCGAGATTGATAGGTGGTGCCAATTTGGGATTTGTCCAACCCTAATTCGAGACGCAGTAACTCGGTTGTCATTTCGCAATGCAGAGGATAGACATCGCCATTATCGGCGTAGCGTTGTGGAATACCGTGATAGGAGCAAAGCAGGTAATCCCCTTTGCCTTGCACCTGCCATGATTGACGTACTGATTCAGCCAATGCTTTGATATACAAAGGGTGATCATGATAGTCACGAATAAACTGAATACTGGGTACGACAGCAACCTTACGCAACGCGTGCGCAAGTGCATCGTACGCCGCTCCCGTTGTGGTGCCTGAATACTGGGGGTACAGAGGTAAAACGCAAATCTCATCCACACCTTGAGCTTGAAGCTTGTTCACGCCATCAAGTACGCTGGGTGTGCCATAGGTCATACCAATTTCCACAGGGCAATTGAGTTTTGCCTGCAACTCGACTTGCTGTCGCTTGCTGTACACCATTAACGGTGAGCCTTCTTTCATCCAAACGGTTTGATAAAGCTTGGCAACCTTAGGCGAACGAATAGGTAAAATGATGCCATGTAAAATAGGGCACCATAGCCAACGCGTCATATCCACTACACGCTGATCATGCAAAAACTGGCTTAAAAATCGTTTTACGGCTGGGGCCGTTGCTTCTTCGGGAGTTCCGAGATTGACTAAAAGCACTCCGCGTTTTTTTGTGTTGTTCATACTTTCTCTACGATAGTGGCTGAAGGTGGTTTTACGAAAAGGTGGCGACATCGATCAGTTGTGCAACGTCATTTGAGCCATTGTGAATAATGACAAAACTAAACTGCTGATGGCCATAATAAAAAAGCGACCTTAAGGTCGCTTCACTATAACAAAATTCTGAAAACGGTTGATAATAGGTATTACCTATTATGCTAATGCCTTCTCGATATCAGCACTCACTTGAGCAACTTGCTTAGTACCATCAAATTTTAGGTACTTCGTGTTGCCTTCTGCGGCTTCTTTACCGTAGTACTCGATAAGTGGTGCAGTTTGTGAGTGGTAAACACCTAAACGAGCGCGTACGGTTTCTTCTTTGTCGTCGTCACGAACAACAAGATCTTCACCTGTTACGTCGTCTTTACCTTCCACTTTAGGTGGGTTGTAAACAACGTGGTAAGTACGACCTGAAGGCAGGTGCGCACGACGGCCAGCCATACGCTCAACGATCACATCGTCAGCAACGTCAAACTCGATAACGTAATCAACTGCCACACCCATCTCTTTAAGACCGTCAGCTTGTGGGATCGTACGTGGGAAACCATCCAATAGGAAACCTTTCGCACAATCTTCTTGAGCAATACGCTCTTTGATTAGACCAAGAATGATTTCATCAGAAACTAGCTGACCAGCGTCGATAACAGCTTTTGCTTGTTTACCAAGCTCAGTACCTGCTTTGATAGCAGCACGTAGCATGTCACCAGTAGAGATTTGTGGAATACCATACTTCTCCATGATGAATTGAGCCTGTGTGCCTTTACCTGCACCTGGAGCACCTAGAAGAATGATGCGCATGTTGAATCCTCTTTCGATTATGATGATTTATACCGAAGCTCACTGCCTACTGGGCTATGCCCCACGGTAAGTTTCGGTATAAGTGTTCTTCAAATTGACAATAAAACAGGCGTGCACATTACACGCCCGATGATTTTGTTTCAAGTCGGCATTCTAACACACTATTTCTCGTTCTAGAGTCAGTTAAGACTAAAGAATGTTCAAGCTCTCACAAATCGCTTTGGAAACCATCATTTTTTTGCATGTTGAATGCCGATACATACAAAAAGCCCGCAAATGCGAGCTTTTTGGTGATTTTAGCCTTATTAGCCCTTAGTCAAAAGCGAGTTAATGGCCGTTAAGAACTGGCTAGGATCTTCCATTGAGCCACGCTCTGCAAGCATTGCTTGACCCAGTAATACCTCTACCCAGCGGCCAAACGCTTCTTCATCCGTCTCATCCGCCATTTGCTTAACAAGCGTATGATTTGGGTTGATCTCAAAAATGTACTTCACTTCAGGAACAGCCTGCCCTGCTGCCGCCAGTAGCTTCGCCATCTGTGTGCCCATTTCGAAATCATCGGTCACCACCACCGCTGGGGTATTCGCTAGCTTAAAGGTGGTACGCACCTCTTTCACACGATCACCCAAGTAGCTCTTGGTGCGCTCAACCACGGACTGGAACTCTTGTTCCGTTTCTTTCTGCTTCTCTTTCTCTTGCTCATCTTCAAATTGGCTAAGATCAAGGCCCGCTTTCGTGATTGACTGGAACTGCTTACCATCAAACTCTGTTAGGTAGTTCATCAACCATTCGTCAATACGGTCAAACATTAAGATAACTTCAAGACCTTTGGCTTTAAACTGCTCTAGGTGAGGGCTGTTTTTCGCTGCCGCATAGCTGTCTGCTGTGAGGTAGTAGATCTTGTCTTGGCCTTCTTTCATGCGCTCAACATAAGACTCAAGAGAAACGGTCTGCTCTGCAGAGTCCACTTCTGTCGAGGCAAAGCGTAACAACGACGCCACTTTCTCGCGGTTGGCGTAATCTTCGGCTGGACCCTCCTTCATCACCAAACCAAATTCTTTCCAGAAAGTTTGGTATTTATCTGTGTCATTTTTCGCCAAGCGCTCGAGCATGGTTAAAACACGTTTAGTGCACGCACCGCGTAGCGATTGAGTCACCTTGTTGTCTTGCAAGATCTCGCGAGAGACGTTGAGCGGCAGATCGTTGGAGTCAATCAAACCGCGGACAAAACGCAAGTAAGATGGCATAAATTGCTCAGCGTCATCCATGATGAAAACGCGCTGAACATAGAGTTTAAGACCAGATTTATGGTCACGGTTCATCATATCCCAAGGCGCTTTCGATGGAATATAAAGGAGGCTGGTATAGTCGTTTTTGCCTTCTACTCGGTTGTGACTCCAAAGTAATGGGTCAGCAAAATCGTGAGAGACATGCTTGTAAAACTCTTGATACTCTTCGTCTGAGATATCGGATTTATTGCGCGTCCAAAGTGCTTGGGCTTTATTGATTTGCTCCCACTTCACTTCTTCTGTTTCTTTGCCTTCTTCATCGCGAACACGGGTTTGAATAGAAACAGGAATGCCAATGTGATCGGAATACTTACCAATCACATCACGTAAACGCCATTCGTTGAGGAACTCTTTGCCGTCTTCACGCATGTGCAGAATAATATCAGTACCACGTGATTCTTTGGTAATGTCTTCAACGGTGTATTCACCTTCACCTGCAGAATGCCAAAGTACCGCTTGGTCTGCGCTAAGACCCGCCGCTCGAGTTCGTACCGTCACTGCATCAGCCACAATGAAGGCTGAATAGAAACCAACACCAAACTGACCAATCAGCTGAGAATCTTTTGATTGCTCTTGAGATAGTTTAGAGAAAAACTCCGCCG
This window encodes:
- the rfaH gene encoding transcription/translation regulatory transformer protein RfaH, translating into MKKWYLLYCKRGEQIRAKQHLENQGVECFYPTIEVEKILRGKRQTKSEPLFPSYIFVRFDFEIGPTFTTVRSTRGVVDFVKFGAHPKELQGDLIYELKLLEQEGHESALQGSNLPKPGDSIKVKSGQFAGIEAIFQEQDGETRSIMLVKMISQTVPVSIENSDLELKG
- a CDS encoding peptide MFS transporter, giving the protein MPNQHQYFGHPRGLFLLFGTELWERFSYYAMRAILVLYLTDTTINGGLGWTTKDALDLYGTYTGLVYITPLIGGYLADNYLGQRRSILIGGALMAIGQFTLALPADALGLGSLHTFYLGLALLIAGNGLFKPNISTMVGDLYQEGDNRRDGAFTIFYMGINLGALIAGVVSGSVTTEFGWKAGFVAAGIGMLISLVMQMALAQSWLGDIGREPAAKRDLAIKKSAQKEALTKEEVDRIKVILVMSLFTIVFWAGFEQAGGLMNIYTQQYTDRMIGSFEIPAAWFQSLNPFFIITLAPVLAVLWVKLGKREPNSPVKFALAMFFLALGFLCMVGAVVEQSGDTSVKTSMLWLVGAFFFHTLGELCLSPIGLSLVTKLAPLRLASLMMGAWFGCNAIANYVAGYVGSHVGELGAFAIFSGIAVTATVSGVILLLFSNQLVHWMHGAESGSSTAEQIEEQQALVS
- a CDS encoding methyl-accepting chemotaxis protein, with the protein product MGLDNISISKKLYFSPLILILILLVIVLVSANLLNSLTKDMNRIAFDLAPDTELAAEMTDSVYGLRLTVKNFIETGDKQFVSRFQENASRWTQFMDRAYNEIQNPQRVQILKEIDGLKAQYLTTFTQVVVNNMNMRNEQVNGVLNVDGPQIEKRLTSVMESAKTDGDVVAAYHAGRALRSLLLARLYVAKFLVENQQAQVERFNQEFKAVHSEIGSLLATLESAQRRQLTNEAESLFTKYEKAANSVTSLIFARNEGIKTLDTIGPQVAQRIASLRESIASSMEQAAEQANENAEQSITFLYGIAAIAIVIGLLFSFVITRSLIVKVQRTTNVLQDIAQGEGDLTIRVPTSGNDELDVLAGHYNTFAGKLQHTIRQMSVAAAQMLQAAEILALKARDTQSEVREQQSQAQVAASAMTEMSASAQEVSASAQQAADLSQSTADSATQGSKVVMEATQSMQKLNEQIASAGDTVEQLRADSEQIGTVLDVIRSIAEQTNLLALNAAIEAARAGEQGRGFAVVADEVRSLASRTQESTEEIQTIIGSLQQRAELANKAMHQSRQSAEQTAEQVHSAESALTSITGFITQINDSIGQISTAANQQAIASDEVSVNVNNMSDISEKTLVQSSETTESAQAMKRLGEQVNQLLKQFKV
- the hemH gene encoding ferrochelatase, which encodes MSPPFRKTTFSHYRRESMNNTKKRGVLLVNLGTPEEATAPAVKRFLSQFLHDQRVVDMTRWLWCPILHGIILPIRSPKVAKLYQTVWMKEGSPLMVYSKRQQVELQAKLNCPVEIGMTYGTPSVLDGVNKLQAQGVDEICVLPLYPQYSGTTTGAAYDALAHALRKVAVVPSIQFIRDYHDHPLYIKALAESVRQSWQVQGKGDYLLCSYHGIPQRYADNGDVYPLHCEMTTELLRLELGLDKSQIGTTYQSRFGREEWLQPYTDKTLESLPAKGIKSLDVITPAFSVDCLETLEEISEQGQESFLHAGGEQYRFIPCLNDAPSHIEMMARLVTER
- the adk gene encoding adenylate kinase, whose translation is MRIILLGAPGAGKGTQAQFIMEKYGIPQISTGDMLRAAIKAGTELGKQAKAVIDAGQLVSDEIILGLIKERIAQEDCAKGFLLDGFPRTIPQADGLKEMGVAVDYVIEFDVADDVIVERMAGRRAHLPSGRTYHVVYNPPKVEGKDDVTGEDLVVRDDDKEETVRARLGVYHSQTAPLIEYYGKEAAEGNTKYLKFDGTKQVAQVSADIEKALA
- the htpG gene encoding molecular chaperone HtpG; amino-acid sequence: MNETVANNKETRGFQSEVKQLLHLMIHSLYSNKEIFLRELISNASDAADKLRFQALSNPALYENDAELGVKLSFNEEHNTLTISDNGIGMSREEVISHLGTIAKSGTAEFFSKLSQEQSKDSQLIGQFGVGFYSAFIVADAVTVRTRAAGLSADQAVLWHSAGEGEYTVEDITKESRGTDIILHMREDGKEFLNEWRLRDVIGKYSDHIGIPVSIQTRVRDEEGKETEEVKWEQINKAQALWTRNKSDISDEEYQEFYKHVSHDFADPLLWSHNRVEGKNDYTSLLYIPSKAPWDMMNRDHKSGLKLYVQRVFIMDDAEQFMPSYLRFVRGLIDSNDLPLNVSREILQDNKVTQSLRGACTKRVLTMLERLAKNDTDKYQTFWKEFGLVMKEGPAEDYANREKVASLLRFASTEVDSAEQTVSLESYVERMKEGQDKIYYLTADSYAAAKNSPHLEQFKAKGLEVILMFDRIDEWLMNYLTEFDGKQFQSITKAGLDLSQFEDEQEKEKQKETEQEFQSVVERTKSYLGDRVKEVRTTFKLANTPAVVVTDDFEMGTQMAKLLAAAGQAVPEVKYIFEINPNHTLVKQMADETDEEAFGRWVEVLLGQAMLAERGSMEDPSQFLTAINSLLTKG